Proteins from a genomic interval of Stenotrophomonas maltophilia:
- a CDS encoding MinD/ParA family ATP-binding protein: MPSREYAKLTKTFPLSATRSEPLGPVRTIAVTGGKGGVGKTNVSANLAVALAGMGKRTLLLDADLGLANIDVILGLNPTFTLADLVAGRCSLDDVIVEGPNGVLVVPAASGRRHMAELAPAEHVGLVNVFSELERELDIMVVDTAAGITDGVLTFCQAAQDTVVVVCDEPASITDAYALIKVLSRERGVDRIQVVANMVRDPNEGRVLYEKLTRVCEKFLADVSLNYLGCVPQDDWLRLSVQRQQPVVKAYPSSPAALAITEIARRTARWQAPTEPRGGVEFFLERILKQRGVAA, from the coding sequence ATGCCGTCGCGTGAGTACGCCAAGCTGACCAAGACCTTCCCGCTGTCGGCGACCCGCAGCGAGCCGCTCGGCCCTGTGCGCACCATTGCCGTGACCGGCGGCAAGGGCGGCGTGGGCAAGACGAATGTGTCCGCGAACCTGGCCGTGGCACTGGCCGGCATGGGCAAGCGCACGCTGCTGCTGGACGCCGACCTTGGCCTGGCCAACATCGACGTGATCCTGGGGCTGAACCCCACCTTTACGCTGGCCGACCTGGTCGCCGGTCGCTGCTCGCTGGACGACGTCATCGTCGAAGGCCCGAACGGCGTGCTGGTGGTGCCGGCCGCATCCGGCCGCCGGCACATGGCCGAGCTGGCCCCGGCCGAGCACGTCGGCCTGGTCAACGTGTTCTCTGAGCTGGAACGTGAACTGGACATCATGGTGGTCGACACCGCCGCGGGCATCACCGACGGCGTACTGACCTTCTGCCAGGCCGCGCAGGACACCGTGGTGGTGGTCTGTGACGAACCGGCTTCGATCACCGACGCCTATGCGCTGATCAAGGTGCTCTCGCGCGAGCGCGGCGTGGACCGCATCCAGGTGGTGGCCAACATGGTGCGCGACCCGAACGAGGGCCGCGTGCTGTACGAAAAGCTGACCCGCGTCTGCGAGAAGTTCCTCGCCGATGTCTCGCTGAACTACCTGGGCTGCGTGCCGCAGGATGACTGGCTGCGCCTGTCGGTGCAGCGCCAGCAGCCGGTGGTGAAGGCCTATCCGTCCAGCCCGGCCGCGCTGGCGATCACCGAGATCGCGCGCCGCACCGCACGCTGGCAGGCGCCGACCGAACCGCGTGGCGGCGTCGAGTTCTTCCTCGAGCGCATCCTCAAGCAGCGCGGGGTGGCCGCATGA
- a CDS encoding chemotaxis protein CheA, whose product MSAVSDDITADFIIEAQEILDRLGEQLVSLEQAPQDTEQLNAVFRGYHTLKGGAGFLGVTAMVELCHAAEEALGIARAGQAVLQAHHFDAAQQSLDYLQSMLDAVSSGTEPGYAPPDLIAQFDMHGGTAAPVAAAAPAAGGSDLITDDEFEALLDQLHGGNAPTAVAPAKKADDGLISEDEFEALLDQLHGGAAPGAKPAAAIAAAPAAAPRPAPVPAPAAKPAAKPMAEAEHTVRVDTKRLDAIVNLIGELVLSRNRLKTLRARLRDEELDRAVSTLDIATARLQSAVMRTRMQPVGKVFSRFPKVARDVARSLKKEVDLELVGAETELDRNLVEALADPLVHLVRNAIDHGVEMPDLREAQGKPRMGHVRLSAQQEGDYVSIEVQDDGAGIDPEKLRAKAREKGLIDPEAAARLSSEECLHLVFLPGFSTKQQVTDISGRGVGMDVVQSRIRELSGQIQIQSELGRGSRFLIRVPLTLAILPTLLVQAGEDVYALPLARVMEVLHAPRTSLGWFDGRAVLDRRSHTLPLVDLRQWLDVTPAASTLLTIVVLQAGEARFGLVVDQVRGREEVVIKPLPKALRGLRGYAGATLIGDGRMALILDVDGIR is encoded by the coding sequence ATGAGCGCGGTATCCGACGACATCACTGCCGATTTCATCATCGAGGCCCAGGAAATCCTGGATCGCCTGGGCGAACAGCTGGTGTCGCTGGAGCAGGCACCGCAGGACACCGAGCAACTCAACGCGGTGTTCCGCGGCTACCACACGCTCAAGGGCGGCGCCGGCTTCCTTGGCGTCACCGCCATGGTCGAGCTGTGCCACGCCGCTGAAGAAGCCCTGGGCATCGCGCGTGCCGGGCAGGCGGTACTGCAGGCCCACCACTTCGACGCCGCCCAGCAGTCGCTGGACTACCTGCAGTCGATGCTGGACGCCGTGTCCTCCGGTACCGAGCCGGGCTATGCGCCGCCGGACCTGATCGCGCAGTTCGACATGCACGGTGGCACTGCCGCGCCGGTCGCTGCGGCCGCGCCTGCGGCAGGCGGCAGCGACCTGATCACCGACGACGAATTCGAGGCCCTGCTCGATCAGCTGCACGGCGGCAACGCGCCGACCGCGGTCGCGCCAGCGAAGAAGGCCGACGACGGCCTGATCAGCGAAGACGAGTTCGAAGCCCTGCTGGACCAGCTGCACGGCGGTGCTGCGCCAGGCGCGAAGCCTGCTGCCGCCATCGCGGCGGCACCCGCCGCCGCACCGCGCCCGGCACCTGTCCCGGCGCCCGCAGCCAAGCCAGCGGCCAAGCCGATGGCCGAGGCCGAGCACACCGTGCGCGTGGACACCAAGCGCCTGGATGCGATCGTCAACCTGATCGGCGAACTGGTGCTTTCCCGCAACCGCCTGAAGACCCTCCGTGCACGCCTGCGCGACGAGGAGCTGGATCGCGCCGTATCGACGCTGGACATCGCCACTGCGCGCCTGCAGTCGGCGGTGATGCGTACCCGCATGCAGCCGGTGGGCAAAGTGTTCTCGCGCTTCCCCAAGGTCGCCCGCGACGTCGCCCGCTCGCTGAAGAAGGAAGTGGACCTTGAGCTGGTCGGTGCCGAGACCGAGCTCGACCGCAACCTGGTCGAAGCGCTGGCCGACCCGCTGGTGCACCTGGTCCGCAACGCCATCGACCACGGCGTGGAAATGCCCGACCTGCGTGAAGCACAGGGCAAGCCGCGGATGGGCCATGTGCGCCTGTCCGCCCAGCAGGAAGGTGACTACGTCAGCATCGAGGTGCAGGACGATGGCGCCGGCATCGACCCCGAGAAGCTGCGTGCCAAGGCGCGCGAGAAGGGCCTGATCGACCCGGAGGCCGCTGCCCGCCTGAGCAGCGAGGAATGCCTGCATCTCGTGTTCCTGCCCGGCTTCTCGACCAAGCAGCAGGTCACCGACATCTCCGGCCGCGGCGTGGGCATGGACGTGGTGCAGTCACGCATCCGCGAACTGAGCGGCCAGATCCAGATCCAGTCGGAGCTGGGCCGTGGCAGCCGCTTCCTGATCCGCGTGCCGCTCACCCTCGCGATCCTGCCGACCCTGCTGGTGCAGGCCGGCGAGGACGTCTACGCGCTACCGCTGGCACGCGTGATGGAAGTGCTTCACGCGCCGCGCACCTCGCTGGGCTGGTTCGATGGCCGCGCCGTGCTCGATCGCCGCTCGCACACCCTGCCGCTGGTCGACCTGCGCCAGTGGCTGGATGTGACGCCCGCCGCGTCGACCCTGCTGACCATCGTGGTGCTGCAGGCCGGTGAAGCGCGCTTCGGACTGGTCGTGGACCAGGTGCGCGGGCGCGAGGAAGTGGTCATCAAGCCACTGCCCAAAGCCCTGCGCGGCCTGCGCGGTTATGCCGGTGCAACCTTGATCGGCGATGGTCGCATGGCACTGATCCTGGACGTGGACGGCATACGCTGA
- a CDS encoding RNA polymerase sigma factor FliA: MKGAAQYREVQRSAANEVIAQHSDLVRRIAHHLAARLPASVEVDDLIQAGMMGLIEASRSYDADQGASFETYASIRIRGSMIDEIRRGDWVPRSVHRRARDAAATIRRLEQSSGRAASATEVAAAMEMPLPEYLRLMEDAARGQVLSLESRIEDQGELDTVAQGGPTPQQVLERGEFGRELGKAIGHLPEREQLVLSLYYEQELNLKEIGAVLGVSESRVCQIHGQAVLRLRGRLKIFEAADAGLEE, translated from the coding sequence ATGAAAGGCGCAGCCCAGTACCGGGAGGTCCAGCGCTCGGCGGCCAACGAGGTCATCGCCCAGCACTCGGACCTGGTGCGGCGCATCGCCCACCACCTGGCTGCGCGGTTGCCGGCCAGCGTTGAAGTGGACGACCTGATCCAGGCCGGCATGATGGGCCTGATCGAAGCCTCGCGCAGCTACGACGCCGACCAGGGCGCCTCGTTCGAAACCTATGCCTCGATCCGCATCCGCGGTTCGATGATCGACGAGATCCGCCGTGGCGACTGGGTGCCGCGCTCGGTGCACCGGCGTGCCCGCGATGCCGCCGCCACCATCCGCCGCCTGGAACAGAGCAGTGGCCGCGCCGCCAGCGCCACCGAAGTGGCCGCCGCGATGGAGATGCCGCTGCCCGAATACCTGCGGTTGATGGAAGACGCCGCACGCGGCCAGGTGCTGAGCCTGGAGTCGCGCATCGAGGACCAGGGCGAGCTGGACACCGTCGCCCAGGGCGGCCCGACCCCGCAGCAGGTGCTGGAGCGCGGCGAGTTCGGCCGCGAGCTGGGCAAGGCCATCGGCCACCTGCCCGAGCGCGAACAGCTGGTGCTCTCGCTCTATTACGAGCAGGAACTGAACCTGAAGGAGATCGGCGCGGTGCTCGGCGTGAGCGAGTCGCGGGTCTGCCAGATCCATGGCCAGGCGGTACTGCGCCTGCGTGGCCGATTGAAAATCTTCGAGGCCGCCGACGCCGGCCTGGAAGAATGA
- the cheY gene encoding chemotaxis response regulator CheY: protein MNKNMRILIVDDFSTMRRIVKNLLGDLGFTNTAEAEDGHAALSLLQSQPFDFVVTDWNMPVMTGIELLKAIRADAKLKTLPVLMVTAEAKREQIIEAAQNGVNGYIIKPFTAQTLEEKLGKIFERLAASA from the coding sequence TTGAACAAGAACATGCGCATCCTGATCGTCGACGACTTCTCGACCATGCGTCGAATCGTCAAGAACCTGCTGGGCGATCTGGGCTTCACCAACACCGCCGAAGCCGAGGACGGGCATGCCGCGCTGTCGCTGCTGCAGAGCCAGCCGTTCGATTTCGTGGTCACCGACTGGAACATGCCGGTGATGACCGGCATCGAACTGCTGAAGGCGATCCGCGCCGATGCCAAGCTGAAGACCCTGCCGGTACTGATGGTCACCGCCGAAGCCAAGCGCGAGCAGATCATCGAAGCCGCCCAGAACGGCGTGAACGGCTACATCATCAAGCCGTTCACCGCGCAGACGCTGGAAGAGAAGCTCGGCAAGATCTTCGAACGCCTGGCGGCCAGCGCCTGA
- a CDS encoding protein phosphatase CheZ, which yields MDTTVDKNALALRLQEALDALESGDEAAWRQRIDGLVALRTQPMMSGLSRLARELGQALGELPTVPSEAGELDDACARLDHVVAMTEQATHRTLDLAEECRSLTEQLRAEGLQPGQDTQLERIRHNLTEIALTQSYQDLTGQIIRRVVGIVRRVHEGFGALGLPPEQHRTDPELAGPALKGLDRHAVSQNDADDLLSDLGL from the coding sequence ATGGATACCACGGTCGACAAGAACGCCCTCGCCCTGCGCCTGCAGGAAGCCCTGGACGCCCTGGAGTCCGGTGACGAAGCCGCCTGGCGGCAACGCATCGACGGACTGGTCGCGCTGCGTACGCAGCCGATGATGAGCGGCCTCTCGCGGCTGGCCCGCGAGCTGGGACAGGCACTGGGTGAACTGCCGACCGTACCCAGCGAGGCCGGTGAACTGGACGACGCCTGCGCACGCCTTGACCACGTGGTGGCGATGACCGAACAGGCCACGCACCGCACCCTGGACCTGGCCGAGGAATGCCGCAGCCTGACCGAACAACTGCGCGCCGAAGGCCTGCAGCCGGGCCAGGACACGCAGCTCGAGCGCATCCGCCACAACCTGACCGAGATCGCCCTGACCCAGAGCTACCAGGACCTGACCGGGCAGATCATCCGTCGCGTGGTCGGCATCGTCCGCCGCGTGCACGAGGGCTTTGGCGCACTCGGCCTGCCGCCGGAACAGCATCGCACCGATCCGGAACTGGCCGGGCCGGCACTGAAGGGACTGGACCGCCACGCGGTCTCGCAGAACGACGCCGACGACCTGTTGTCGGATCTGGGGCTGTAA
- the motD gene encoding flagellar motor protein MotD: MARRKHHEEHANHEAWAIPYADLMTLLLAFFVVMYAISSVNEGKYRIMADALTDAFGGAPRTINPVQVGNKQVQGGGWDSPSVIKSGTKVGPSAPAPSHDPTLLPSMASQMRMPVSVHNQEQIARAERQLNSIADRLTAALAPLIDRGMISVRRTELWIEVEINSDILFPTGSAALDVHARQTLASLAEVLRDVPNSVRVEGHTDNVPIATATFPSNWELSAGRAASVVHLFADQGVQPSRLAMVGYGQFRPREENDSAQGRNRNRRVMVIILADTSHSVDPLGQRLNAATGAADNSATEQAAATPAAAPTSPIAPVKLPPVPAGSRVGAAVPPAMKE, encoded by the coding sequence ATGGCCCGCCGCAAGCACCACGAAGAGCACGCCAACCATGAAGCATGGGCGATCCCCTATGCCGACCTGATGACGCTGCTGCTCGCCTTCTTCGTGGTCATGTACGCGATCTCCTCGGTCAACGAGGGCAAGTACCGGATCATGGCCGACGCGCTCACCGATGCCTTTGGTGGTGCGCCGCGCACGATCAACCCGGTGCAGGTCGGCAACAAGCAGGTGCAGGGCGGCGGCTGGGACAGCCCGTCGGTGATCAAGTCCGGCACCAAGGTCGGCCCGTCCGCGCCGGCACCCTCGCACGACCCGACCCTGCTGCCGTCGATGGCCTCGCAGATGCGCATGCCTGTTTCGGTGCACAACCAGGAACAGATCGCCCGTGCCGAGCGCCAGCTCAACAGCATCGCCGACCGCCTCACCGCCGCGCTGGCGCCACTGATCGACCGCGGCATGATCAGCGTGCGCCGCACCGAACTGTGGATCGAAGTGGAGATCAACAGCGACATCCTGTTCCCCACCGGCTCGGCCGCGCTGGACGTGCATGCACGGCAGACGCTGGCCAGCCTGGCCGAGGTGCTGCGTGACGTGCCCAACAGCGTGCGCGTGGAAGGCCATACCGACAACGTGCCGATCGCCACCGCCACCTTCCCGTCGAACTGGGAGCTGTCGGCTGGACGCGCAGCCAGCGTGGTGCACCTGTTCGCCGACCAGGGCGTGCAGCCGTCGCGACTGGCAATGGTCGGCTATGGCCAGTTCCGTCCGCGCGAAGAGAACGACAGCGCGCAGGGGCGCAACCGCAACCGCCGGGTGATGGTCATCATCCTGGCCGACACCTCGCATTCGGTGGATCCACTTGGCCAGCGCCTCAATGCGGCCACCGGCGCCGCCGACAACAGCGCCACCGAACAAGCCGCCGCAACTCCGGCTGCCGCCCCCACCTCCCCCATCGCACCGGTGAAGTTGCCGCCGGTGCCGGCTGGCAGCCGTGTCGGCGCCGCCGTTCCCCCGGCAATGAAGGAGTAA
- the flhF gene encoding flagellar biosynthesis protein FlhF, with amino-acid sequence MKIKRFVAADMRSAMNLVRKEHGPDAVILSNRRIEEGIEIVAAANYDESAVQRALEASRRDVAPPPAPKPRTAADAVIAAVTRRRSAAPAPEPVAATTSAVAALARAAVGATGRTLDSADEIVPTRGSTGFAATLARAAVNEPALPEQIFAPFAEAIVAPGPAVTAPANRARFQIDPPHDTHHESVPPAVQPPPLPGAAMADVQPDIAASEPAALEAVAEASPAPVLAPAPTLTVVAQDDAEIRQLRQEVAGMRQVIEREMNRFTDERLRGCPVRATALDLMDEYGFDAGLARDVAMQIPLETEAHRGRGLMLGLISRKLPIAPVDPLEEGGVIALVGPTGAGKTTTIAKLASRFAEKHAPRDVALVTTDTTRIGAREQLYGYGRQLGIAVHEANSGTDLDQLLERLKDYKLVLIDTAGLGPRDRALAAQLQWLRAARQVRTLLVLPANTSFGDMDEVVRRFGAANLQGLVLSKLDETGRFGNALSVAVDHALPITWVTDGQDVPDDLHRASAANLVLRLEDLRRAADMPCNPELNHAVA; translated from the coding sequence ATGAAAATCAAACGATTCGTCGCCGCCGACATGCGCTCGGCCATGAACCTGGTGCGCAAGGAACATGGTCCTGACGCCGTGATCCTGTCCAACCGCCGGATCGAGGAAGGCATCGAGATCGTCGCCGCCGCCAACTACGACGAGAGCGCCGTGCAGCGCGCACTGGAAGCCTCGCGTCGTGACGTCGCTCCTCCGCCGGCACCCAAGCCGCGTACCGCCGCCGATGCTGTGATCGCTGCGGTGACCCGCCGCCGCAGCGCTGCCCCGGCGCCGGAGCCGGTGGCCGCCACCACCTCGGCCGTGGCCGCCCTCGCCCGTGCGGCCGTGGGTGCCACCGGCCGCACCCTGGACAGCGCCGACGAGATCGTGCCGACCCGCGGCAGCACCGGCTTCGCAGCCACCCTGGCGCGCGCCGCCGTCAACGAACCGGCGCTGCCCGAACAGATCTTCGCCCCGTTCGCCGAGGCCATCGTCGCACCGGGCCCGGCCGTCACCGCGCCGGCCAACCGCGCCCGCTTCCAGATCGACCCGCCGCACGACACGCATCACGAAAGCGTGCCCCCCGCCGTGCAGCCGCCGCCGCTGCCGGGCGCTGCCATGGCCGATGTCCAGCCTGACATCGCCGCCAGCGAACCGGCAGCGCTCGAAGCCGTCGCCGAAGCCAGTCCGGCCCCCGTGCTGGCCCCGGCACCGACGCTGACCGTGGTCGCCCAGGACGACGCCGAGATCCGCCAGCTGCGCCAGGAAGTGGCCGGCATGCGCCAGGTGATCGAGCGCGAGATGAACCGCTTCACCGACGAGCGCCTGCGAGGCTGCCCGGTACGCGCCACCGCGCTGGACCTGATGGACGAGTACGGCTTTGATGCCGGCCTGGCCCGCGACGTGGCCATGCAGATTCCGCTGGAGACCGAAGCCCACCGTGGTCGCGGCCTGATGCTGGGGCTGATCTCGCGCAAGCTGCCGATCGCCCCGGTCGACCCGCTGGAAGAAGGCGGCGTGATCGCCCTGGTCGGCCCGACTGGCGCCGGCAAGACCACCACCATCGCCAAGCTGGCCTCGCGCTTCGCCGAGAAACACGCGCCGCGTGACGTCGCCCTGGTGACCACCGACACCACCCGCATCGGCGCCCGCGAGCAGCTGTACGGCTACGGCCGCCAGCTCGGCATCGCCGTGCACGAAGCCAACAGCGGCACCGACCTGGACCAGCTGCTGGAACGCCTGAAGGACTACAAGCTGGTGCTGATCGACACCGCCGGGCTGGGCCCGCGCGACCGCGCACTGGCCGCCCAGCTGCAGTGGCTGCGCGCCGCCCGCCAGGTGCGCACCCTGCTGGTGCTGCCGGCCAACACCAGCTTCGGCGACATGGACGAGGTGGTCCGCCGCTTCGGCGCCGCCAACCTGCAGGGCCTGGTGCTGAGCAAGCTGGACGAGACCGGCCGCTTCGGCAACGCCCTGTCGGTGGCCGTGGACCACGCCCTGCCGATCACCTGGGTGACCGATGGCCAGGACGTTCCGGACGACCTGCACCGGGCCAGTGCAGCCAATCTTGTACTTCGCCTTGAAGATTTGCGCCGAGCGGCCGATATGCCCTGCAACCCGGAGTTGAACCATGCCGTCGCGTGA
- a CDS encoding flagellar motor protein — protein sequence MDRLSLIGLFLALASLVGGSILKGAGLASLWSPAAFVIVIVGTVAAILLHTSPAVFKHAFKIVRWVVRPPHSDRRELIQQIVEWSNIARRQGLLGLESQVEAQQDPFLRKGLQLLVDGVEPESMRHMLEIELGSQEHQDQAGAKVFEAMGIYAPTLGIIGAVLGLIAVMKNLADPSKLGHGIAAAFTATIYGIASANLLFLPIAAKLKSVISHNTRDREMVIEGLISIAQGENPRNIETNLSGFLH from the coding sequence ATGGATAGACTCAGCCTCATTGGACTCTTTCTCGCCCTGGCCTCGCTGGTCGGTGGCAGCATCCTCAAGGGCGCCGGCCTGGCGTCGTTGTGGTCGCCTGCGGCGTTCGTGATCGTCATCGTCGGCACCGTCGCCGCGATCCTGCTGCATACCTCGCCGGCGGTGTTCAAGCATGCCTTCAAGATCGTGCGCTGGGTCGTGCGCCCGCCACACAGTGATCGCCGCGAACTGATCCAGCAGATCGTCGAGTGGAGCAACATCGCCCGTCGCCAGGGCCTGCTGGGCCTGGAATCGCAGGTGGAAGCGCAGCAGGACCCGTTCCTGCGCAAGGGCCTGCAGCTGCTGGTGGACGGCGTTGAACCCGAATCGATGCGTCACATGCTGGAGATCGAACTGGGCAGCCAGGAACACCAGGACCAGGCCGGCGCCAAGGTCTTCGAAGCGATGGGCATCTACGCACCCACGCTGGGCATCATCGGTGCGGTCCTCGGCCTCATTGCCGTGATGAAGAACCTGGCCGACCCGAGCAAGCTGGGCCACGGCATCGCCGCTGCGTTCACCGCCACCATCTACGGCATCGCCTCGGCCAACCTGTTGTTCCTGCCGATCGCGGCCAAGCTCAAGAGTGTGATCTCGCACAACACCCGCGATCGCGAGATGGTCATCGAAGGCCTGATCTCGATCGCCCAGGGCGAGAACCCGCGCAACATCGAAACCAACCTCTCCGGCTTCCTGCACTGA